In Phosphitispora fastidiosa, the genomic stretch AATTATTTCTTAAAAAACCTGTCACGGCTGCTTTTAAAAGCAATAAAGAAAAAAACCAACCTGTCCCTGATTATGATTGACCTGAATGATTTCAAATACTGTAATGATAAATACGGCCATACCGTAGGTGACGTCATTTTGAAGGAAACCGCCGATGTTCTCAGGCATAATGTGCGCAATGATGATATTATAGCCAGGTATGGGGGGGACGAGTTCGTTGTAATTCTTGCCAACGCATCAAAGGAACTGGCTTTTCAGATTGCGGAACGGATACGCTGTGAGATATCCCGGATGATTTTTACCGACCCTGAGGAAAATAAGACTTTTGGGATTACGGCATCTATTGGCATAGCCACTTTTCCGGATGATGCTTTAACTGCCAGAACCCTTATCGACAGCGCCGATCAGGCCATGTACAGAGTAAAGCGCCAGGTTAAAAACAAGTCGGAGATGTATCTTTCTGACTTTACCGAACTGGAAAAAGAGTTTACTGCATCTGAAAAGGCATTTTTTGACACCATCAAGGTGCTTATACAGCTGCTGGATTCCAGGGACCGGTATACCTGGGAGCACTCGCGCCAGGTAGCCAGCTATGCCGTGAAGCTGGCCGGGCAGATGGGGATGACCGATACCGAGAAGTACCATCTCAGGCTGACGGGTTACCTCCACGATATTGGTAAAATTCACGTACAATCGGAGATTGTAAATAAGAAGGGCCCCCTGACTGAGGATGAGTTTGCTTCATTAAAGCTTCATCCTGTTGTTGGGGCCAACCTGTTAGCGCCAATCACGGAACTGCGAAAAATAATCCCCATCGTATACCACCATCATGAGTGGTATGACGGATCAGGATACCCGGATGGACTAAAGGGTGAGGATATTCCCATAAGCGCACGTATCCTGACGGTTGTTGACGGGTTTGATGCCATGACCTCTAACCGGCCTTACCGGAAGGCCCAGCCGGTGGAATGGGCGGTAGAGGAACTGATTAGTAAGAAAGGAATCCAATATGACCCTGAGATTGTGGATGCTTTTGTAAAATGGGTAAACAGAGAAATGATAGAGCCATCAAGGAGTGAACGGAGAAAGGCCTGAAACAGGCAGGACCGCAAGAACCGGATTTTTCAGAACCTCCAGTGATTTCATTGGATTTCCGTTGACCCCGATAAGGAATGGTTTGCTGCCGGGTGCGATGACACCGGACAGCTTGGGCCGGTCGAGTATTTGTGCTGAGATGCGGGTGGCCATGGAAAGGATGGTATAGTTGTCCAACCCTGCATTGGAGTAATAGCACAATTCATCATAATAAGACGAGCCGTGAGGGACATGGTTGGCCCCGGCATCTGTACCTATGCCGATAATTACCCCCAGTGCGTGGGCTTCCCTGACCCGGGCCAGCTGTATTTCGAGGCTTTCGCTGATAACCCTGAGGTCAGCGCCATCATATGGAACAATGCCGCCGCATACCAGGTTCCCCAGAGGGGCCAGAGTTGGTATCCAGGCGGTTTTCTGTTGGGCCATCAGTTTAAGCTGGCGGGTTTCCAGAAAGTAACCGTGCTCTATGGAATCGACTCCGGCATTGACCGCTGTTTCCACAGCGGCTGCAGAGCTTACATGGGCCATAACCCTGAGCCCCAGGGAATGGGCCCGGTTAACTATCGCCGACAGCTCGGCAGTTGTGAACTGCTGTGCTCCGATGGAGCCAAATTCTTTAAAGCTTACCAGACCTGAGACCACAACCTTTAGCTGGTCGATGCCTTCCCCGGCAAAGCTGTCGATTTGGGTCAGGGCCTCATCAACCGAAGCTGCACCGGGACCCAGGAAATTTCCATAGCAGCCTTTGCGGTAGATTGCCCTTCCGGTGGCAGTGACCACAGGCCCGGGATATTTCCCGGCCATTATTTCATTGCGCACCCTGAGTCCGATATTCATCCTGTCACTACCGTCTCTGACCGAAAGCACACCGCTTTCAAGGTAGGCCAGGGCATACTGCCTGCATTTGACGTTAATCCCATTAATGTCATTCTCCCAATCCTCAATCGCCTGAAAAAGGTTTTCACTATTCATGGAAAAATGGACATGACAGTCGACCAGACCGGGCATGAGAGTTATCCCCGGAAGGGGGATCACTTCCCCGGCAAAAGCGCCTGCTTCCACAGGGGCCAGCCTGGTAATAAGACCGCTGCTAATATGCACAGCCAGGCCCGGGACGGGTTTGGCGGAGAAGCCGTCCCATATCATATCAGGTATAAGTATGTAGTCTTTTTGAGAAGACAGTTTTAAGAATTTCATCAGGTACTCCTTTTTGCTGCATTTTTCAGCCATGGTTGAGGCGGGCTCAATTAAGCGCTGCTTATTAATTCTGGATAAAGGCAGGGGGTTCCTTCTGAAATTATCTGGAATTTGTATGTAAGAGGTTGCAAAATATCTTATCAGGATATATAATTGTATATTGTCAGAAGAAAATAGTTAGAGGTTTTTAACCACAATTATACTGTCAGTCGGGATGTGGCTCAGTTTGGTAGAGCGCACGGTTCGGGACCGTGAGGTCGCAGGTTCAAATCCTGTCATCCCGACCATTTTATTGTCTGAAAACAGGTTATTGCATTTCCGCCATGGGATTTCACCAGGGGGTATGGGATAACCTTTTTTTAATGATGAGGGGTTTTGAAGTGGTATTTAACATTAACTCAGATAAGAAAATCAGATTTAGGCTTCCCGGCGCGGCGAGCCTGGGTGTAGCCGTATTGCTCCTGGTTGTGCTGTCATTTTCAGCCGGATGTGGGCCGCAGCAGAAAATTGACCGGAGCAGGAAGGCTGACAGCTTGGGATTTCAGCTTACCAGTCCCAGAAGGGGCAATTTTGCGGCGGAATCTGTTTTTGAAATCAAAGGGACAGTAGAATTGCCTGAGGAGGTCAATTATTTAATGGTGAGTGTGGCCGGAAACGGCCAGACCTCTAAGCAGTTTGTCAGGGCAGAGGGCTCGGTTTTTTCGGGCAGGGTATATCTGCCCTTCGGAAAAGGCACATATGAAGTCAGCATTCTGGCTGCAGACAGCGCCGATACCGAGTGGTTTGAGAGTCTGGCTGCTTTTGAGGTATATAATGGTAATTCCGAAACAATTAGTTTTCCCGAATACTCCCAGGTGATGTTCAGGAAGGGGATCCGGTTTACCGCGGAGCCTGCCGGAAGTGTTCCCGGAAAATTTGAACTGGCAGGGGAAATTAAGGATTACGAAGAAAATACGGCTGTACTGATCAGAAGTCAGAAGGCCGGAGAAAATGAAAAGTATGACCAGTTTGCCCGGATTCAGGGCGGGAGGTTCAGGGCTGCTGTCTATCTCCCCGGGGGACCGGGAAAATACCGGGTAGATGTAATGGTTCCCAAGCAGGGGTCGGAAAACATCTACCTGGGTGTGGCCGGATATGAAGTGGAAAACACTGCAGAGACAGTGTTTGAGCCTGTTCAGTATTACCAGGGTTATTTCCGGCGCGGGCTGCTGCTCGATGATTTTCTCAGACCGGGAATCAATACAGATAACCGGCTGGTTCTGGAAGGCTCATTTGTACCCGAGCTTTATGAGAAATACAGGGCTGAAAACACCGGGCTATATATTGAAACCAAAAAAATCGGCCCTGGGGCGGAAACCGCTCATGACTGGGTCGGGGTGGCCGAAGGGCGTTTTAAAGGCAATATCTGGCTGAGGTTCGGTCCGGGGGAATATGAGGTTTCGATAGGGCTTCCCAGTTCGGATGGCAGCCATGATATTACCTTTGTAGCCAAATTCCGGGTCGCCAACACCGGTACGGACAATATCAGGGATCTGGCCCCGGGAAGGGGTATTGAGAGTGACCATCCGGATATTATGCGCCTGTCCCGGCAGCTGACAAAGGGCAAGATTAGCGCCAGGGACAAGGCTAAGGCCATCCATGACTGGGTTGCCGGAAGCGTCTCTTATGATGTGCAGAAATCGGTCAACCTTGACTTCAGGGCAGATGATAGTGCACTGAAGACCCTAAGGACCAGAGAAGGTGTTTGTCAGGACTTCTCCTTTCTCACCATTGCCCTAGCCCGGGCAGCAGGCCTTGAGGCCAGATTTATCGGGGGGAAGACTGTTGAAAAGGGCAGGATTAACCCGAACGGCCATGGCTGGACAGAGGTAAAAGCTGATGGCAGATGGCTGGTCATGGACACCACCTGGGATGCCGGTTATATTGAGGGAGACCGGTTTGTCAGGGACTTCAGTGAGAAGTACTTTGACCCTGATCCCGCCGAATTCGCCAGAGACCATATCAGGGAAGAAATAATCTATTAAACGGGAGTTTTTTTGCAAACCCTGCAGGATATTGCTAAAAAATTCCGAAACTATAACAGGCATAATACACTTGAAGCTATACCAAAATAACTTAAAGGGGGAATTGATTTGCCAACAGACAAGAATCTGAAAGCAGCATTTGCCGGGGAGTCCCAGGCTAACCGAAAGTATCTCGCCTTTGCCAAAAAAGCAGTTGAGGAAGGATTCCCGGGAGTAGCCAAGCTTTTCCGGGCTGCTGCCGAAGCTGAGACAATACACGCCATGAGTGAGCTTAAAGCGATGGATGGCGTCAAGTCAACCGCAGAAAATCTGAAGACTGCGGTTGAAGGGGAAACCTATGAATTTACTGAGATGTACCCCGGGTTTATCAGTGAAGCTGAACAGGAAGGCCGGAAGGATGCCAAGCGGGCTTTCCATTTTGCCAATGAGGCTGAAAAGGCTCATGCGGCGCTGTATCAGAAGGCACTTGATGCTCTGGAGCAGAAGGCGGATAGTGATTATTATATCTGTGAGATATGTGGCAATCTTCATGAAGGAAGCGCGCCTGACAAGTGTTCCATTTGCGGGGCGCCCAAAAGTAAATTTAAGAATGTCGGGTAGAAACAGAGAATAAAAGAACCGGTGTGGCATAAATGCTGCACCGGTTCTTTTATTCTCTGTTATCATCAAGGCCTACCTTTAATTGCGAAAATACTTCTTCGTGCGTATAGCGCTTTTCTGTAGATTTTGCTTCCAGTTCAGCTTCCTTTAGTTTAAAGTGGACTTCATCTTTAAATAACTTGCGCTCATAGGCTTCAATGCTCAAAACAACCATGTCACCATAACCATTTTTGGTTAAAAAAACTGGCTCTGATGTTTCGTGCACAATCTTTGAAATTTCCGCAAAATTATTACGCAAATCGGAAACCGGTCTAATGTGTGGCATAATATTCACCTCTTAAATAATTATCTTAGCGCAATATTATCATAATTATGCTAAAATGTCAATTTGAGTGAATTGCGAAATGAATAATAAGGAAATAAATATAAATAAATAAAAAAAATAACAAAATTACAAATCGCTGACAGGGTTCGACAGGAAATTCTGGCAAAATTTAGTATAATATAAAATATCTTTTGTGGATTTGGCGGGATAATTCAATCAAATTAGAGGCAGGGGATATTATTGTATCAAATCAAACTGGTTTTGGCTGATTTCGACGGCAGCTACCTGGACAGGGTAACCGGATTTATCAATTCTTCGTCCTTTTGCGCCGGAATCCGGGTATCCTCCTTTACTGAGGTACAGAGGCTGGCGGATTTTCTGGCTCCGGGAGGCGAAAAAGCCGATATCCTGCTGGCACATCCGGGGTTTATCGATGCCATGCCTGATCTCAGGAGTTGTTTTGAGTTGGTGGTTATCCTGGCTGACGGCAGGGTTAACAGCGGGCTGCAGGACTATCAGACGGTTTTCAAATACCAGCCCGGGGACAAAATGCTTGGCCGCATTCTGGAAATGTATGCAGAACGGAATCCCAAGGCTGCCAAAGCAGTAGCGGGGACGAAAGAATCCCGGCTGGTTACGGTTTATTCACCTGCAGGCGGGGTTGGCAAAACATCGGCTGCCTTTGCGCTGGCCTCCAGGATGGGGGACTACGGCAGCTCGGTACTCTACCTGAACTGGGAGAGTATTAATTCCATGGCGGCAGTACTGCCCGGCACGGGTGAGTGCGGCATGACCCGGGTGCTCCTGGGACTTGGAGAGGACCCGGACACTCTGCCGCTGAAGTTTGAACTCTATAAAAAACGGTCCTCTGAATTTAATCTGGATTTTTTTGAACCCCCGGAGTCGTTTGTGGAATATTCCGAGATACAGGGTGATTTCGGACTGCTGTTTACCAAACTTAAAGAAACCGGGATGTATGATATTATTGTGGCCGACCTGGACTCAGCCATTAATGGAAGCGCTGTCAGGATTCTGGGTCTCAGTGACCATATTGTGCTGATGGTGGCTGCAGACCAGGTCTGCAGGTATAAAACGGGGGAGTTTTTCAGACAGGCCGGACACAGCGGGTTATTTCCCGGAATGATTGACCCCGTGAAACTGTTTCCGGTAGCCAACAAGACGGGCAGTGGCGGCATATTGCCGCCTGATGAATATGGTTTGCCTGATATACACAATTTACCAAATGAATATGGTTTGCCTGATAAGACCGGTTTGCCGGTGAGGTTTGCTGTTCCATACATACCTGACCTCTGGACATCTAATGAAGGTAAATTCAGTTTCGACACCGGGCAGGTGTTCCGCAGCGCCATTGACCCTTTAGCCCGGATGCTAATATCAGGGCAGGGATGACCATGCCGTCAAAGTTTTCGGAGAGCCTGTTAAACAGGATACGTGAAGAGGTAGGCAGCAGGCTGGACCTGTCCGCCGACCTGCGGGATGAGGATATCAGGGAAACTATCGCCAGAGCTGTGATGGATGAGAGCCGGGAGCGTTATCTCAGGCTGGCGGAGAAGCAGGAACTGATTTCAGCTGTTTTCAATTCCATGCGCAGGCTTGATGTGATCCAGCCTCTCCTGGAAGATGAAGCTGTTACCGAAATAATGATCAACGGCCCGGAACGGATTTTTATCGAAAAGGACGGCCAGGTACGCCGGGTGGACCTTCATTTTGAGAGCGCCGAAAAGCTGGCAAATGTCATCCAGTTCATTGTTGCCAAGGTGAACCGGACAGTTAATGAGGCCTCTCCTATAGTTGATGCCAGGCTGCGTGACGGCTCCAGGGTGAGTGTGGTCTTATTTCCGGTGGCCCTCAACGGACCGGTGATGACAATACGCAAATTTCCGGAAAAGCCCCTTTCTGTGGGGGACCTGATAAAGAGAGGCAGTATTTGTGCAGAGGCGGCCGGCCTGCTGGAGAAGCTTGTCAGGGCCAAATACAACATCTTTATCAGCGGCGGCACAGGCTCAGGCAAAACCACCTTCCTGAATGCCCTGGCGGGGTTTATCCCGGAAAATGAACGGATTATAACTATAGAAGATTCTGCGGAGCTGCAAATTGTTAATATTGAGAACCTGGTCAGTATGGAAACCCGCAATTCCAATACCGAGGGCAGGGGGGAGATAACTATCAGGGAACTTATCAAGACCTCCCTGAGAATGAGGCCGGATCGGATTATAGTTGGCGAGGTGCGCGGCGCGGAGGCGTTGGACATGCTTCAGGCCATGAACACAGGCCATGACGGGTCTTTATCTACAGGTCATGCCAACAGTTCCGGGGACATGCTCAGCCGCCTGGAAACAATGGTCCTCAGTGGAGCGCCGCTGCCTGTGGCTGTTATCAGGAAGCAGATAGCTGCCGCCCTGGATATCATCATCCACCTGGGGAGACTCCGTGATGGGTCCAGGAAGGTATTGGAGATATCTGAGGTGCAGGGTTTTTCTGAAGGTGACATCATCCTGAATACCCTGTTTGCCTTCCGGGAAAAAGGAGAAGACGGGGGCCGGGTTCTGGGCGCCCTTGAAGCTGCGGGAAACAGGCTCACCAAAACGGTTAAGGCCCGGATGGCCGGGATTGAGCTGGATTAAAACGGAGTGATGCAGTTGACTGATTATAACATATACGTGATGAATCGGGCAGAAAAAACACGCTGCATATTGCTGGCTGCAGCCGGTCTGTTTGGGGCAGGGTACATTTTTTTCAATAGCCTTCCGGCAGCGCTGGCAATGTCCCTGGGGGCGCTCCTTTATCCACGCTTTGCCGGCAGGAGGCTGGCTGAGAAAAGGAGGGCCGAACTGAACCTGCAGTTCAAAGATGCCCTTTATTCCCTTTCATCAGCCCTCAGCGCGGGTAATTCACTGGAGTCTTCTTTCCGGGAGGCTTTGAAGGACCTGAGGGTTTTATACCCGGAAAAGGATACCGCTATAGTCCGGGAATTAGAATATATCTGCAGGAAAATGGAGATTAATGAACCCCTGGAAAAAGCCCTGCATGACTTGGCGCAGAGGTCGGGGCTGGAGGATATCAACAATTTTGCCGATGTGGTTGCAATCTGCAAGCGAACCGGGGGCAACCTGGTCCAGGTGGTCAAAAACACCTCAAACATGATCAGTGACCGGATCGAAGTCAGCCAGGAGATAGAACTGCTCCTGACCAGGCAGAATTATGAGCGTAAAGTACTCAATATCATGCCTTTCGTCTTCATTGCCCTGATCAGGTTTGCCGGAGGCGGCTACATGGATGCACTGTATACCAGTCCCCGCGGCTACCTGCTGATGGGCGCAGCCCTGGCCATTCTGGCCTGCTCTTATTTTGTTTCCGGGAGAATCATGGATATTAAAGTGTGATCAGAGAGTGTGATAAAAGTGTGATCATAAATCACTGATAAGGTGTGAGGCTTTTGGAAAATCTTGTTTTCATTATAAAACAGGCTGCGGCCCTCGGACTGGCGATTTTTGTGGCGGCTCTGATGGTGATATCCCGGGACCGGAGCGCCGGTTACCGGGCCGAACTGGAGGAATACCGCTTTAAGTTCCCTTTTCTGGCCTCTGCCGGTCTGTACATCTATACAAGGCTGCCCTGGAATTTTGATGCATATAACCGAAAAATCAGGGCCAAAATTGCTGACTTGTATGGACAGCGGCGGGCGGATACCTTTTTTACGGTCCACATGGCTCAAAAAATAGCCTTGGTGATGGCGCTTGGCTTTGTTTTTATGATGGTTTCACTGTTGGGCCAAGTTGACAGATCCTTCTATTTCTTTGCAGTTTTAATCATAGTCTTGGTTTATTACCAGACAGATGCCGAACTGGACAAAAAACTGAAACAAAAAAAACGGGATATCATCATCGACCTGGCGGGATTTATCAATACCCTGGCCCTGTTGATAAATGCGGGGCTGCCGTTTTCTGCCGCAGTCCTGAAGGCGGTCAGGGATAGTGACCGGGAAAGGCCGCTGTATAAGGAAGTGAACTTCATGCTCTCCGAAATCAG encodes the following:
- a CDS encoding amidohydrolase family protein; protein product: MKFLKLSSQKDYILIPDMIWDGFSAKPVPGLAVHISSGLITRLAPVEAGAFAGEVIPLPGITLMPGLVDCHVHFSMNSENLFQAIEDWENDINGINVKCRQYALAYLESGVLSVRDGSDRMNIGLRVRNEIMAGKYPGPVVTATGRAIYRKGCYGNFLGPGAASVDEALTQIDSFAGEGIDQLKVVVSGLVSFKEFGSIGAQQFTTAELSAIVNRAHSLGLRVMAHVSSAAAVETAVNAGVDSIEHGYFLETRQLKLMAQQKTAWIPTLAPLGNLVCGGIVPYDGADLRVISESLEIQLARVREAHALGVIIGIGTDAGANHVPHGSSYYDELCYYSNAGLDNYTILSMATRISAQILDRPKLSGVIAPGSKPFLIGVNGNPMKSLEVLKNPVLAVLPVSGLSPFTP
- a CDS encoding type II secretion system F family protein — encoded protein: MQLTDYNIYVMNRAEKTRCILLAAAGLFGAGYIFFNSLPAALAMSLGALLYPRFAGRRLAEKRRAELNLQFKDALYSLSSALSAGNSLESSFREALKDLRVLYPEKDTAIVRELEYICRKMEINEPLEKALHDLAQRSGLEDINNFADVVAICKRTGGNLVQVVKNTSNMISDRIEVSQEIELLLTRQNYERKVLNIMPFVFIALIRFAGGGYMDALYTSPRGYLLMGAALAILACSYFVSGRIMDIKV
- a CDS encoding CpaF family protein — translated: MPSKFSESLLNRIREEVGSRLDLSADLRDEDIRETIARAVMDESRERYLRLAEKQELISAVFNSMRRLDVIQPLLEDEAVTEIMINGPERIFIEKDGQVRRVDLHFESAEKLANVIQFIVAKVNRTVNEASPIVDARLRDGSRVSVVLFPVALNGPVMTIRKFPEKPLSVGDLIKRGSICAEAAGLLEKLVRAKYNIFISGGTGSGKTTFLNALAGFIPENERIITIEDSAELQIVNIENLVSMETRNSNTEGRGEITIRELIKTSLRMRPDRIIVGEVRGAEALDMLQAMNTGHDGSLSTGHANSSGDMLSRLETMVLSGAPLPVAVIRKQIAAALDIIIHLGRLRDGSRKVLEISEVQGFSEGDIILNTLFAFREKGEDGGRVLGALEAAGNRLTKTVKARMAGIELD
- a CDS encoding transglutaminase domain-containing protein; its protein translation is MVFNINSDKKIRFRLPGAASLGVAVLLLVVLSFSAGCGPQQKIDRSRKADSLGFQLTSPRRGNFAAESVFEIKGTVELPEEVNYLMVSVAGNGQTSKQFVRAEGSVFSGRVYLPFGKGTYEVSILAADSADTEWFESLAAFEVYNGNSETISFPEYSQVMFRKGIRFTAEPAGSVPGKFELAGEIKDYEENTAVLIRSQKAGENEKYDQFARIQGGRFRAAVYLPGGPGKYRVDVMVPKQGSENIYLGVAGYEVENTAETVFEPVQYYQGYFRRGLLLDDFLRPGINTDNRLVLEGSFVPELYEKYRAENTGLYIETKKIGPGAETAHDWVGVAEGRFKGNIWLRFGPGEYEVSIGLPSSDGSHDITFVAKFRVANTGTDNIRDLAPGRGIESDHPDIMRLSRQLTKGKISARDKAKAIHDWVAGSVSYDVQKSVNLDFRADDSALKTLRTREGVCQDFSFLTIALARAAGLEARFIGGKTVEKGRINPNGHGWTEVKADGRWLVMDTTWDAGYIEGDRFVRDFSEKYFDPDPAEFARDHIREEIIY
- a CDS encoding rubrerythrin family protein, producing the protein MPTDKNLKAAFAGESQANRKYLAFAKKAVEEGFPGVAKLFRAAAEAETIHAMSELKAMDGVKSTAENLKTAVEGETYEFTEMYPGFISEAEQEGRKDAKRAFHFANEAEKAHAALYQKALDALEQKADSDYYICEICGNLHEGSAPDKCSICGAPKSKFKNVG
- a CDS encoding type II secretion system F family protein — protein: MENLVFIIKQAAALGLAIFVAALMVISRDRSAGYRAELEEYRFKFPFLASAGLYIYTRLPWNFDAYNRKIRAKIADLYGQRRADTFFTVHMAQKIALVMALGFVFMMVSLLGQVDRSFYFFAVLIIVLVYYQTDAELDKKLKQKKRDIIIDLAGFINTLALLINAGLPFSAAVLKAVRDSDRERPLYKEVNFMLSEISAGKSAARAYEDMAFRCKAPEVTRFVSAVLQNLNRGNRDLAYVLRTLAQEAWEKRKDLARKQGEEASAKLVFPMVMVFVAIAIIVVAPAMQSMGR
- a CDS encoding type II toxin-antitoxin system Phd/YefM family antitoxin, with product MPHIRPVSDLRNNFAEISKIVHETSEPVFLTKNGYGDMVVLSIEAYERKLFKDEVHFKLKEAELEAKSTEKRYTHEEVFSQLKVGLDDNRE